In Haliscomenobacter hydrossis DSM 1100, the DNA window CAATACATCAGCAAGCCGTCGGAGACAGGCGCTCGATCCGTTCCCAAAAGTACCAGCGTTTGTAGCTCTGCTAAATGGTTCATTTTTAGCGCAAGTTGGTTTTATGTTCAATTTAGTCTTATTTTGTAAGCACAAGCACTGTTTTTGTACCTACTCATTTCTATAACACTCAAGATGGATTACCGTCGCCTTTTTGACCTCTTCGGATATCAGGAAGCTCGTTTCTCCAACGAGACTGCCCTCGCCTACAAACGACAAGGGCAGAGCATGGTGTTTTCTACCCGCGATTGCCAACACAAGATAAATCAAGTTAGCGCATTTTTGTTGAGAATGGGGTTGCGTCGGGGTGAACGGGTAGCGATCATGGCCAAACATGGTAGTCCTTTCTGGAATTTTTTGGATTTTGGCATGCAACAAATTGGGCTCATTGTGGTGCCGCTTCATGCTACTTCCGGCGTGGAAGAGCTGCGGTTTATTTTGCAAGATGCCGCCATTCGCGCTTGTTTTACGGATACGGAAGAGCTGTATGCCACCATTCATAACCTGCAAACCGAAAGTCCAGACCTGGAGTGGGTAGTTCCTTTTTATCCACTTGCTGGTGTAAATCCGTGTTTGTTGGATTTACTGGCGGAGCCATCAAGTGAAGAGCTGGAAACGATAAAAATCCTTCGGGAGAGTGTGGTCGAAAACGATTTGGCCACCATCATTTACACTTCCGGCACCACTGGGAGGCCCAAAGGAGTCATGCTTTCGCACCAAAACATCATCAGCAACATTAAGTCTACTATTGCTCTCCTTCCGGTCAATTGTGACAAAAAGACGCTTAGTTTTTTGCCCTTGAGCCACATTTTTGAACGAATGGTGATTTATACTTATGTTGCAGTAGGTGCAAGTGTAACTTATGCCGAGGGGCAAGAGCAACTCTTGAGCAACTTGCGCGAAGTCCGTCCTCACTACATCACTGCGGTACCTTTGATTATTGAACGATTGGTTGAACAAATCATGGCCAATTCAAAGAAGGGGTCTTTTTTACGGAAAAGAATCATAAAATGGGCCATTGAATTGGGCAAAAATTATTACGACAGCAAGCGGCAACCTCTGGCTTATTGGCTGCGTCTTAGCTTGGCGAGAATTTTGGTGTTTAACCGCTGGCGAAAGATGTTTGGTGGTCGTGTGGAGGGAATAGTAGTGGGTGCAGCGGCGTTAAACCCTGTATTGGGGCGCTTGTTTTCTGCGGCAGGGCTTAAAGTCAGAGAGGGGTATGGGCTGACCGAAACATCACCCGTCATCGCGTTCAATCGTTTTGAACCCGGTGGCTCACGGTTTGGTACAGTGGGTATGCCCATTCCGGGGGTAGAGGTACGCATCGTTAATCCAGATGAAGAGGGTGCCGGAGAAGTGCAAGTTAAAGGCCCGAATGTCATGTTGGGTTACTACCAACAGCCCGAAGCCAGCCGTGAGGTCATGACCGAGGACGGGTGGTTTCGTACTGGTGATGTGGGCATGTGGGTCCACAAACGCTTTTTGAAACTCAAAGGGCGACAAGACGACATGTTCAAAACGGGTGCTGGCAAGTTTATTGCTCCAGAAGCGGTTGAAAAACAATTGCTTCACTCTGAATACATCAGTCAGTGCCTGGTTGCTGGAGCTAGTCGCCCGGCGCCCTATGCATTGATTGTACCCCGGTTTGATAAATTGGAAGAATGGTGTAAAGCTCAAAAAGTACACTGGACTGCGCCTCAGTTTATGGTGCTTAATCCACGAGTGCAGCGTTTTTTTGAACAAGAACTGGCGCGACTCAATCAAGATTTACCCCCCTACCAGCAAGTTCAACAGTTTTTGCTGCTGCATGAACCTTGGACAGAGCACAGTGGGGAGATGACCGCAACGATGAAATTACGCCGTAAACGGATTTTGGAAACCCACGTTAAAGCCATTAATGAACTTTATTCATAACTTAATCATGAGAAATCTACACCTTACAGCCCTTTGGTGCGGCTTATCAACCTTATTGCTTGCACCATTTTTGATATTTTCTCAAGCTACTACTACCCAGGTGGCAGCTACCAGTACGGCAATCAGTTGGTTCGACCAACTTTTGCAAGAAGACAGCGTCGGCGCTTTGGAAATTCGCCTTGAGACGGATCTGAAATTATTGATGCGTGGCAAGACGGATGAAAAATACCAGGCCGCAGTGATCAAGTACAAAAATAAAGCCGGAGAAGAAAAAACCTACAATGCGGAGGTAAAAGCACGGGGAAAAACGCGCAAAGACATATGTTTGCATCCACCGATTAAACTGAAAATCAAAAAAGCTGTCCTTACTGCAGAAGGATATTCGACACACAACGAGATGAAGATTGTGTGGGAATGCAAACCCTCCGGAGCTTTTGAGCAATTCATCTACAAAGAGTACCTGGCTTACCGTTTGTACAACTTGATTTCTCCGGCCAGCTTCCGGGCCAAGTTGGTAAAAATTAATTTGGTAGACTCCAACAATCCGGATAAAATCACCGAGAAAATTGGCTTTATCGTAGAAGATGAAGAACAAGTTGCCGAGCGTTTGGAAACCACCATGATGGAAGAAAGACCCAAAGATACCAAACAATTTGCCCGTCAACATTTTTTGAACTTCGTGCTTTACGAATACATGATTGGCAATACAGACTGGGCCTTTGGCAACAGCCACAATGCCCGTTTCTTTGAGCTCAATACCACCAAAAAAGTGATCCCAGTGCCATACGATTTTGACTATTCGGGTTTGGTCAACGCACCTTATGCGGTGCCTCATGAATCTATACCGATCGCAAATGTGCGGGAACGTTACTTTAAAGGAGGGACCGTCAACCAGCCAGAAGGCATGATTTTGCGCAAAAAATTCCTGGAGTCCAAAACCGCAGTACTTAATTTTATCAAAAACTTTTCACTTTTGGACAAGTTCAACCGAGAAGACGCCTTGTCGTACATCGAAGATTTTTACAAGGAAATAGAGGATGAAAAACGCTTTCTCCGGGTGATTAATCCCTGATTTTTTAGTTGACTACGGGGTGCTGCCTGATAAATCGAAATAATTTAGCTGGTTCCAAACAATCTTTTAATTTTGGGTTTATATTAGAGGATAATTCTGCCAAACATCCGAATAAACCAACTTTTTTATGGAGCCAACCAGATTATGTGACCTGATTCACTATCAGGCAGCACAATTCCCCTTGGAGCGTGCTTTTGGACACCGCGTTGACGGGCAATGGAAATATTACAGCACCCAGGAAATTATAGACCTGGGCAATAAAGTCAGCCGTGGTTTGCTAAAATTGGGCGTTAAAAAAGGCGATCGAATTGGGGTAGCAGTCACCCAAAACCGTACGGAATGGACCATCCTTGATGTGGGTATTCAACAAATTGGAGCGATCAACGTTCCGGTATATCCAACCATTACCTCGGAGGATTATACGTACATTTTTAATGATTCTGAAACTCGTTTCTGCTTTGTCGGCGGTGGTGATTTGTATGAAAAAGTGAAAAAAGCCCAAGCTGGGGTTCCTACCCTGCAAGAGGTATATTCATTTGACAAAAAAGAAGGCCAACCTTATTGGGAGAGCATTTTTTCAGACGAAGGCCAAGCCGATGTGGATGCACGAATGGCGTTGATCAAGCCTGAAGAACTGGCTACCATCATTTATACCTCCGGTACAACGGGGGTGCCCAAGGGGGTGATGTTGTCCAACCACAACATCATCAGCAACATCATGGCCGGGCGCCATGCTTTTCCTTTTTCCACGGGAGATACCGCATTGAGTTTTCTGCCCATCTGTCACGTCTATGAGCGCGTGGTCATTTATCTCTACATGCTCAACGGAATTTCGGCAGTCTATACGGGTACGGATAACCTGGGTGGCGAAAGTGGCGACCTCATGGCGGTTAAGCCCCACTTTTTCACGACCGTACCTCGCCTGCTGGAAAAAGTATACGAGCGCATTTACAACAAGGGTCTTGAGTTGACGGGTATCAAAAAGAAGCTGTTTTTTTGGGCCTTAAAACTTACTGAAGAATACCATTTTGAATACAAACCCACGGGTTGGAAGGCCATTCAGTGGAAAATTGCTGATAAACTGATTTTTAGCAAATGGCGTGCAGCCCTCGGTGGCCAGCTCAAGGGCATTACGACTGGTGCCGCTGCTTGCCCACGTAGAATAGCTCAGGTGTTTTCTGCCGCTGGTATCCCCATTCGTGAAGGCTATGGCCTGACCGAAACCTCGCCCGTACTCACCCTCAATCTTTTTCAACCCAATGGCGCCATGTTGGGTACGGTTGGTCCAATCATCGAAAAAGTGGAATTGTACATTGACGAGTCGGATGGCATTTACCGCCCCGGTGAGGGGGAAATCCTCGCTTATGGCCCCAATGTCATGATGGGTTATTACAAAAAACCCGAAGCCACAGCCGCAGTCATGAAAACGATTAACGGCAAAACCTGGTTTTGTACGGGCGACGTAGGCAAATTGGTGGATGGCCCGGGTGGAAAAAAATACTTGCAAATCACCGACCGCAAAAAAGAATTGCTCAAAACCTCCGGTGGCAAGTACGTAGCACCCACCCCGATTGAAAGTAAATTCCGGGAAAATTTCCTGATCGAACAAATGATGGTCGTCGGGGAACAACGCAAATTTGTGTCCGCCCTGATTGTGCCTGCCGAGCCAGCTTTAAAAGACTGGTGCCAGGAGCATCAGGTTGAATGGTCTACCTTCGCCGAAATGATTCATCACCCCAAAGTGATTGCCAAGTTTCAGGAAATAGTAGACGAGATGAATCCAAGCTTCAGCCACATTGACCAAATCAAGCAGTTCCGTTTGCTGGACAAAGTATGGGAACCCGTCAAGTCCGATGGCTCCGAAGCCGAACTGACGCCTACCATGAAACTAAAAAGAAGGGTGATTTTAGAGAAATACAGTGGCGTGATTGAAGAGATTTACGCAGAGTAGTTGAAAGCGAATAGCGAATAGCGAATAGCGAAAGCCAACTGAATGTAAACCTGTTGAGTTTTTCACTTTTCACTTTTCGCTATTCGCTATTCGCTTACTGCGGCGGCAGCAAATCACCATTGCGGTTGTACAGATAAACCAACAACGAAATAAACAAGATAAAAAAGATAAAGAAATACATTACACAGTATCCCTTTCGTCCAACGTTTTCTATTTCAGACATTGTTTAGGCAGTTTTGAGTGAATGAAAACTTGCGCTTGCAAAGATGAGTAAAATAGTTGAAGAGTTGAAAAGTTGAAGAGTTGAAAGTTTTTAGACCTCACTTTTCAACTGTTCAATCCTTTAACTTTTCACCTGATTCCTTTTGATTCTCAATTCAAAATCCTACCTTTGCGGCTCAATTTTTAATTCATAACCAAATCTCACCTTTCGTGAGAAGAAATGCATTGTATGATAGACGAAAAAGACGACATCGAGCAACAAGAAGCACCACTCGATGCCGAAGCGCAAGTTGAAGAAACTGCGCCAGAAACCAGCAACGAAATCACCGCGGCAGTAGAAGAAACTGAAGCAGAGGTAGAAGCCGTAGCTGAACCAGTTGTGGAAGCTGCCGTTGAGGTAGTGGAAGAAACTGCGGATGTTGCTGACGAAGTAGCTGAGCCAGTTGCTGAAGCCGCCATTGAGGCAGTGGAAGAAA includes these proteins:
- a CDS encoding AMP-dependent synthetase/ligase, translating into MDYRRLFDLFGYQEARFSNETALAYKRQGQSMVFSTRDCQHKINQVSAFLLRMGLRRGERVAIMAKHGSPFWNFLDFGMQQIGLIVVPLHATSGVEELRFILQDAAIRACFTDTEELYATIHNLQTESPDLEWVVPFYPLAGVNPCLLDLLAEPSSEELETIKILRESVVENDLATIIYTSGTTGRPKGVMLSHQNIISNIKSTIALLPVNCDKKTLSFLPLSHIFERMVIYTYVAVGASVTYAEGQEQLLSNLREVRPHYITAVPLIIERLVEQIMANSKKGSFLRKRIIKWAIELGKNYYDSKRQPLAYWLRLSLARILVFNRWRKMFGGRVEGIVVGAAALNPVLGRLFSAAGLKVREGYGLTETSPVIAFNRFEPGGSRFGTVGMPIPGVEVRIVNPDEEGAGEVQVKGPNVMLGYYQQPEASREVMTEDGWFRTGDVGMWVHKRFLKLKGRQDDMFKTGAGKFIAPEAVEKQLLHSEYISQCLVAGASRPAPYALIVPRFDKLEEWCKAQKVHWTAPQFMVLNPRVQRFFEQELARLNQDLPPYQQVQQFLLLHEPWTEHSGEMTATMKLRRKRILETHVKAINELYS
- a CDS encoding AMP-dependent synthetase/ligase, which translates into the protein MEPTRLCDLIHYQAAQFPLERAFGHRVDGQWKYYSTQEIIDLGNKVSRGLLKLGVKKGDRIGVAVTQNRTEWTILDVGIQQIGAINVPVYPTITSEDYTYIFNDSETRFCFVGGGDLYEKVKKAQAGVPTLQEVYSFDKKEGQPYWESIFSDEGQADVDARMALIKPEELATIIYTSGTTGVPKGVMLSNHNIISNIMAGRHAFPFSTGDTALSFLPICHVYERVVIYLYMLNGISAVYTGTDNLGGESGDLMAVKPHFFTTVPRLLEKVYERIYNKGLELTGIKKKLFFWALKLTEEYHFEYKPTGWKAIQWKIADKLIFSKWRAALGGQLKGITTGAAACPRRIAQVFSAAGIPIREGYGLTETSPVLTLNLFQPNGAMLGTVGPIIEKVELYIDESDGIYRPGEGEILAYGPNVMMGYYKKPEATAAVMKTINGKTWFCTGDVGKLVDGPGGKKYLQITDRKKELLKTSGGKYVAPTPIESKFRENFLIEQMMVVGEQRKFVSALIVPAEPALKDWCQEHQVEWSTFAEMIHHPKVIAKFQEIVDEMNPSFSHIDQIKQFRLLDKVWEPVKSDGSEAELTPTMKLKRRVILEKYSGVIEEIYAE